A genomic segment from Juglans regia cultivar Chandler chromosome 14, Walnut 2.0, whole genome shotgun sequence encodes:
- the LOC109009215 gene encoding protein NRT1/ PTR FAMILY 7.3-like, translating into MANCFNACNKGGVDREVKRGQEICTLDGTVDRHGRRAVRGRTGTWVAGILILVNQGLATLAFFGVGVNLVLFLTRVLGQDNAEAANNVSKWTGTVYLFSLVGAFLSDSYWGRYKSCAIFQSIFVLGLISLSLSTHIFLLEPRGCGNEQSPCGSHSGFHMALFYLSIYLIALGNGGYQPNIATFGADQFDEEDPSEGYSKIAFFSYFYLALNLGSLFSNTVLGYFEDEGMWALGFWASAASAALALVLFLCGTPRYRHFKPKGNPLSRCCQVLVAATRKWKVEMMPSGEGLFELEVKESSQNWDRKILHTRGFKFLDRAAIITSEDFHQMDKETYNPWCLCTVTQVEELKCVLRLLPIWLCTILYSVVFTQMASLFVEQGAAMKTTISSFHVPPASMSSFDILSVAAFIFIYRRVLDPLLAARKNNPKGLTELQRMGIGLVIAILAMVAAGVVELFRLKHAKTDCTNCDGSSSMSIFWQTPQYVLIGASEVFMYVGQLEFFNGQAPDGLKSFGSALCMTSISLGNYVSSLLVTVVMKISTRDDMPGWIPGNLNKGHLDLFFFLLAVLTTADLVVYIICAKWYKYIKFEGKSGDKNANEQAELRVV; encoded by the exons ATGGCTAATTGCTTCAATGCCTGCAACAAG GGTGGCGTGGATAGAGAGGTGAAAAGGGGGCAAGAGATTTGTACACTTGATGGAACCGTTGATCGGCACGGCCGCCGTGCAGTCCGAGGGAGAACTGGTACTTGGGTTGCTGGAATTTTGATCCTAG TGAATCAAGGGCTAGCTACGTTGGCATTCTTTGGGGTAGGAGTTAACTTGGTTCTGTTTTTGACGAGGGTGTTGGGTCAAGACAACGCTGAGGCAGCCAACAATGTTAGCAAATGGACAGGAACGGTTTACCTATTCTCTCTTGTCGGTGCCTTCCTTAGTGACTCTTACTGGGGAAGGTACAAGAGTTGTGCCATCTTCCAATCCATCTTCGTCCTC GGCCTTATATCACTGTCACTATCAACGCACATATTCTTACTCGAGCCTAGAGGCTGTGGTAATGAACAATCTCCTTGTGGATCCCATTCAGGCTTCCATATGGCTTTGTTCTACCTCTCCATATACCTAATTGCCCTTGGAAATGGAGGGTACCAACCTAACATAGCAACATTTGGGGCAGATCAGTTTGATGAAGAGGATCCTAGTGAAGGGTACTCTAAAATAGCCTTCTTTAGCTACTTCTACTTGGCTCTAAACCTGGGTTCTCTCTTTTCAAACACTGTTTTGGGCTATTTTGAGGATGAAGGAATGTGGGCACTTGGATTTTGGGCATCAGCTGCCTCTGCAGCTCTGGCACTGGTCTTGTTTCTTTGTGGCACCCCAAGGTACAGGCATTTTAAACCTAAAGGCAATCCTCTCTCTAGGTGTTGCCAAGTGCTGGTCGCTGCCACAAGAAAATGGAAGGTTGAGATGATGCCAAGTGGAGAAGGTTTGTTTGAGTTAGAAGTAAAGGAAAGCTCCCAGAACTGGGATAGAAAGATACTCCACACTCGAGGCTTCAA ATTCTTGGATAGAGCAGCAATTATCACTTCAGAGGACTTCCACCAGATGGACAAGGAAACTTACAATCCATGGTGTCTTTGCACTGTGACACAAGTTGAAGAGCTGAAATGTGTCTTAAGACTCCTCCCAATTTGGCTCTGCACGATTCTCTATTCGGTAGTTTTCACCCAAATGGCATCCCTATTTGTGGAACAAGGCGCTGCCATGAAAACCACCATTTCGAGCTTCCACGTTCCTCCAGCAAGCATGTCCAGCTTTGACATCCTCAGTGTAGCAGCTTTCATATTCATTTACAGGCGGGTTCTTGACCCTCTTCTTGCCGCCAGAAAAAACAATCCTAAAGGATTAACAGAGCTTCAGAGGATGGGAATTGGTCTTGTTATAGCAATTCTGGCAATGGTTGCAGCCGGGGTTGTAGAGTTGTTCAGGTTAAAGCATGCAAAAACAGACTGCACCAACTGTGATGGCTCAAGTTCTATGAGCATATTTTGGCAAACCCCTCAGTATGTGCTTATAGGAGCATCTGAGGTTTTCATGTATGTTGGCCAGCTAGAATTCTTCAACGGGCAAGCTCCTGATGGATTAAAGAGCTTTGGAAGCGCTCTCTGCATGACATCCATATCATTAGGAAACTATGTGAGTAGTTTGCTTGTGACAGTTGTCATGAAAATCTCAACCAGAGATGACATGCCTGGTTGGATTCCTGGAAACCTTAACAAAGGACATCTAGACctgttcttcttccttttaGCAGTTTTGACAACAGCTGATCTCGTGGTCTACATTATATGCGCTAAGTGGTACAAGTATATCAAGTTTGAAGGAAAGAGTGGAGACAAGAATGCCAATGAACAGGCTGAGCTTAGAGTGGTATAA
- the LOC109005753 gene encoding protoheme IX farnesyltransferase, mitochondrial-like — MWRSSRSFSSKLLLRSSSPNPRDPIASSSIISTSYGVVRNPHLYSSSIPASSSSASDSFKLGFPQPDGARAFSATAVDLSSLASASASRARQVADLASHYARCYWELSKARLSMLVVATSGTGFVLGSGSALDFPGLCWTCAGTMMVAASANSLNQVFEINNDAKMKRTRQRPLPSGRITIPHAVTWASSIGVAGTALLAGKANMLAAGLAASNLVLYAFVYTPLKQIHPVNTWVGAVVGAIPPLLGWVAASGQVSLNGMILPAALYFWQLPHFMALAYLCRNDYAAGGFRMFSLADASGRRTALVALRNSLYLLPLGYLAYDWGVTSGWFCLESSILTLAISYAAFSFYRDRTAQKARKMFHASLLYLPVFMSGLLLHRLPDNQQLVQEDNSMEVVELSSSLGTLAEESENLDQRNHEMGSTGGKQARPPVAYASVAPFPFLPAPLYAAP; from the exons ATGTGGAGGAGCTCACGGAGCTTCTCATCGAAACTCCTCCTCCGCTCTTCCTCGCCAAATCCTCGCGATCCTATCGCCTCCTCATCTATCATTTCCACCTCATACGGGGTCGTTCGGAACCCGCACCTCTACTCATCGTCTATTCCCGCCTCCTCTTCTTCGGCCTCAGATTCCTTCAAACTAGGGTTTCCCCAACCCGATGGGGCCCGAGCCTTCTCGGCCACGGCCGTCGATCTCTCTTCTCTGGCCTCTGCATCGGCGTCTAGAGCCAGGCAAGTCGCCGACCTAGCCAGCCATTACGCTCGCTGCTACTGGGAGCTCTCCAAAGCTCGCCTCAG CATGTTAGTGGTTGCGACTTCTGGGACTGGATTCGTTCTTGGGAGTGGAAGTGCCCTTGATTTTCCGGGACTTTGTTGGACTTGTGCTGGTACCATGATGGTTGCAGCATCTGCGAACTCCTTAAATCAG GTATTTGAAATAAACAATGATGCCAAAATGAAGAGAACAAGGCAAAGACCGCTTCCTTCAGGGCGCATTACCATACCCCATGCAGTCACCTGGGCATCTTCCATTGGTGTAGCTGGCACTGCTTTATTGGCAGGCAAG GCTAATATGTTGGCGGCTGGGCTGGCAGCTTCAAATCTTGTCCTTTATGCATTTGTTTATACTCCCTTAAAGCAGATCCACCCAGTCAATACATGGGTTGGGGCTGTTGTTGGTGCTATTCCACCACTTCTTGG GTGGGTTGCAGCTTCTGGCCAGGTGTCATTGAATGGAATGATTCTTCCAGCTGCTCTCTACTTTTGGCAACTACCACATTTCATGGCCCTCGCTTACTTGTGCCGCAATGATTATGCTGCTGGAGG GTTTAGGATGTTCTCTCTTGCTGATGCTTCTGGTCGGAGAACTGCATTGGTGGCTTTAAGGAACTCCCTATATCTGCTCCCTTTGGGTTACCTGGCGTATGATT GGGGTGTGACTTCTGGATGGTTTTGCCTTGAATCATCTATCCTTACTCTTGCAATAAGCTATGCGGCATTTTCATTCTACAGAGACCGTACTGCACAAAAGGCTAGGAAGATGTTTCATGCTAGCCTACTGTATCTTCCTGTATTTATGTCTGGGCTCCTACTTCACCGTCTCCCCGATAACCAACAACTTGTCCAAGAAGACAATTCAATGGAGGTTGTTGAGCTTTCATCTTCCTTGGGAACTCTAGCAGAAGAAAGTGAAAATCTTGAccagaggaaccatgagatgggtTCCACCGGCGGCAAACAAGCACGCCCACCTGTAGCATATGCCTCTGTTGCACCGTTTCCTTTTCTGCCTGCTCCTTTGTACGCAGCTCCTTGA
- the LOC109005755 gene encoding NADH dehydrogenase [ubiquinone] 1 alpha subcomplex assembly factor 3-like gives MVVRQRAVVATLPNLIRSLRKECPKPNQAVLPSLRRAFSLYDQINLIDNVPEDQLRFQRYTDTGFTVNGVDYEGSLLCIGNLLMSWAPKKFSEITPDSLSIFQTVRPIPEILILGCGRYIEPVVPELRHFIRSTGMKLEVLDSRNAASTYNILNEEGRIVAAAFLPHGVSS, from the exons atggTGGTCAGACAGAGAGCAGTGGTGGCAACACTCCCTAACCTCATTCGGAGCCTCCGAAAGGAGTGTCCAAAGCCGAACCAAGCGGTGTTGCCGTCGTTGAGACGCGCTTTTTCTCTCTACGATCAGATCAATCTCATCGACAACGTCCCCGAAGACCAGCTTCGCTTTCAAAG GTATACGGACACGGGTTTCACCGTAAATGGGGTGGATTATGAAGGCAGCTTGCTCTGTATTGGGAACTTGCTAATGTCTTGGGCCCCCAAGAAATTCTCAGAGATTACTCCCGATAG CTTATCTATCTTCCAAACTGTGCGGCCTATACCCG AGATTTTGATACTTGGCTGTGGGAGGTACATTGAGCCTGTAGTTCCTGAACTTCGTCACTTCATTCGGTCTACTGGCATGAAGTTGGAAGTCCTTGACTCG AGAAATGCTGCATCAACTTACAACATACTGAATGAGGAGGGTCGGATCGTGGCTGCTGCATTTCTCCCACATGGGGTTTCCTCTTGA
- the LOC109005754 gene encoding ribose-phosphate pyrophosphokinase 1: MSSLFQSCSSSIASSLTSRSSLRSRSLSLNFFPNNSSTRIPASQNCVKCSLVEPLKYENGRPCIPSLSSELPIPSRLAANTARLEDAPEKSDTRLRIFSGTANPALSQEIACYMGLELGKIKIKRFADGEIYVQLQESVRGCDVYLVQPTCPPANENLMELLIMIDACRRASAKNITAVIPYFGYARADRKTQGRESIAAKLVANLITEAGANRVLACDLHSGQSMGYFDIPVDHVYGQPVILDYLASKSICFDDLVVVSPDVGGVARARAFAKKLSDAPLAIVDKRRHGHNVAEVMNLIGDVKGKVAVMVDDMIDTAGTISKGAALLHQEGAREVYACSTHAVFSPPAIERLSSGLFQEVIITNTIPLLEQNYFPQLTVLSVANLLGETIWRVHDDCSGGFESYSSLGID, translated from the exons atgtCTTCTTTGTTTCAATCTTGCTCATCATCCATAGCTTCGTCGCTCACTTCTCGTTCTTCTCTACGCTCTCGGAGTTTGAGCTTgaatttcttcccaaacaacTCCAGCACTCGCATCCCAGCCTCCCAAAATTGCGTC AAGTGTAGTTTGGTGGAGCCTTTGAAGTATGAGAACGGGAGGCCCTGCATTCCAAGTCTTAGCAGTGAACTGCCAATTCCGAGTCGATTAGCTGCGAACACAGCCCGCTTGGAAGATGCACCTGAAAAGAGTGACACTCGGCTCCGGATATTCTCCGGCACGGCCAATCCCGCACTTTCTCAG GAAATAGCATGCTACATGGGTCTGGAGCTTGGAAAGATTAAGATAAAACGTTTTGCTGATGGCGAGATATATGTTCAGTTGCAAGAGAGTGTCAGAGGGTGTGATGTCTATCTTGTGCAACCCACATGTCCTCCCGCAAATGAAAATCTTATGGAGCTTCTGATAATGATCGATGCTTGTCGAAGGGCATCGGCTAAAAATATTACTGCAGTGATTCCGTATTTCGGATATGCCAGGGCTGATAGAAAG ACTCAAGGGCGTGAATCCATTGCGGCCAAACTAGTGGCTAATTTGATTACAGAAGCAGGTGCAAACCGTGTTCTTGCTTGTGATCTCCATTCAGGGCAGTCCATGGGCTATTTTGATATTCCAGTAGATCATGTATATGGTCAG CCTGTTATACTTGATTACCTTGCCAGCAAGTCTATATGCTTTGATGATCTAGTAGTGGTCTCGCCAGATGTTGGTGGAGTTGCTAGAGCTCGTGCTTTTGCCAAAAAGTTATCCGATGCACCTCTTGCCATTGTAGATAAAAGGCGTCATGGGCACAATGTCGCAGAG GTGATGAATCTCATAGGTGATGTGAAGGGAAAAGTAGCGGTAATGGTGGATGACATGATCGACACAGCGG GGACTATTTCCAAAGGTGCAGCTCTTTTGCACCAAGAGGGGGCCAGGGAAGTCTATGCATGCAGTACACATGCTGTTTTTAG TCCTCCCGCAATTGAGAGGTTATCGAGTGGTTTGTTTCAAGAGGTGATCATAACAAATACGATTCCGTTGTTGGAGCAAAACTATTTTCCTCAGCTAACAGTCTTATCAGTAGCAAACCTCCTTGGGGAAACCATATGGCGTGTTCATGATGACTGCTCT GGTGGCTTTGAATCTTATTCCAGTTTGGGTATCGACTGA